A region from the Triticum aestivum cultivar Chinese Spring chromosome 3D, IWGSC CS RefSeq v2.1, whole genome shotgun sequence genome encodes:
- the LOC123078417 gene encoding mitochondrial carrier protein CoAc1 isoform X2, which yields MTYEQYRCWILNNAPSVGTGPVVDLLAGSAAGGTAVLCTYPLDLARTKLAYQVSNVAQPVNSLGNFGRQPVYNGVKDVFKTVYKEGGVRSLYRGIGPTLIGILPYAGLKFYIYEDLKSRVPEDYKRSVILKLSCGALAGLFGQTLTYPLDVVRRQMQVQNKQPQNANDAFRIRGTFQGLFLIIRCQGWRQLFAGLSLNYVKVVPSVAIGFTTYDMMKNLLGVPPREKAHPLTGNSNK from the exons ATGACATATGAGCAGTATAGGTGCTGGATACTGAATAATGCCCCATCAGTGGGTACAGGACCTGTGGTTGATCTCTTGGCTGGCTCAGCTGCTGGCGGAACAGCAGTTCTGTGTACCTACCCTTTAGACTTGGCTAGGACCAAGCTGGCATACCAG GTTTCAAATGTAGCCCAACCTGTCAATTCATTGGGAAATTTTGGCCGCCAACCAGTATATAATGGTGTAAAGGATGTTTTTAAAACTGTTTACAAGGAAGGAGGTGTACGATCTTTGTACCGTGGGATAG GCCCAACCCTGATCGGTATTCTTCCGTACGCTGGCCTGAAATTTTACATATACGAGGACCTGAAATCTCGTGTTCCAGAAGATTACAAGAGATCTGTTATATTGAAGCTCTCTTGTGGGGCTTTGGCTGGTCTTTTTGGACAAACCCTCACTTACCCACTGGATGTTGTCCGAAGGCAAATGCAG GTTCAGAACAAGCAGCCCCAGAATGCAAATGATGCCTTCCGCATAAGAGGAACATTTCAGGGTCTCTTTCTTATCATTCGGTGCCAGGGGTGGAGACAACTGTTCGCTGGCTTGAGCCTTAATTATGTCAAG GTTGTCCCGTCAGTTGCTATTGGTTTCACGACATATGACATGATGAAAAATTTGCTGGGAGTACCTCCACGCGAGAAAGCTCACCCATTGACTGGTAACAGCAACAAATGA
- the LOC123078419 gene encoding uncharacterized protein isoform X2 — protein sequence MDALSSMLDKAKDKVKSNPDVMEKVNSVLDKVKNHPEVMEKVAEVLHLGKRESKEKEPEAEDKAKEGETSADKTQDSNILDQAVEEIQAVVAAVQQQETTGDETQVPVEAAAETDAPAQEEKREVEKDNPKNRIDFLGFFAMIFERFCSPADKKKD from the exons ATGGATGCCTTAAGTTCGATGCTCGACAAGGCGAAAGACAAGGTGAAAAGCAACCCTGATGTGATGGAGAAAGTCAATTCGGTCCTCGACAAGGTGAAGAACCACCCAGAAGTCATGGAGAAAGTTGCTGAGGTTTTACATCTGGGAAAACGTG AATCCAAAGAGAAAGAgcccgaggccgaggacaaggcaAAAGAAGGCGAGACCTCTGCCGACAAGACCCAAGACTCAAACATCCTAGACCAGGCCGTGGAAGAAATTCAGGCTGTTGTAGCAGCTGTGCAGCAGCAGGAAACAACCGGGGATGAAACTCAAGTTCCAGTCGAGGCTGCTGCCGAAACTGACGCTCCAGCTCAAGAAGAAAAACGGGAGGTGGAGAAAGACAACCCCAAGAACCGAATCGACTTCCTTGGATTCTTCGCCATGATCTTTGAGAGGTTCTGCTCCCCAGCTGACAAGAAGAAAGACTAG
- the LOC123078417 gene encoding mitochondrial carrier protein CoAc1 isoform X1: MGSSQESTFSSASTAAQVNALGLLPVYAKELIAGGAAGAFAKTAVAPLERVKILLQTRTQGFQSLGILQSLRKLWQYEGVRGFYKGNGASVLRIVPYAALHYMTYEQYRCWILNNAPSVGTGPVVDLLAGSAAGGTAVLCTYPLDLARTKLAYQVSNVAQPVNSLGNFGRQPVYNGVKDVFKTVYKEGGVRSLYRGIGPTLIGILPYAGLKFYIYEDLKSRVPEDYKRSVILKLSCGALAGLFGQTLTYPLDVVRRQMQVQNKQPQNANDAFRIRGTFQGLFLIIRCQGWRQLFAGLSLNYVKVVPSVAIGFTTYDMMKNLLGVPPREKAHPLTGNSNK, translated from the exons ATGGGTTCCTCGCAGGAATCCACATTTTCATCCGCCTCAACTGCCGCACAAGTCAATGCTTTGGGCTTACTACCTGTCTATGCCAAGGAGCTTATTGCTGGTGGTGCAGCTGGTGCATTCGCAAAGACCGCCGTCGCGCCACTAGAGAGGGTAAAGATCTTATTGCAG ACAAGAACTCAAGGGTTTCAATCCCTTGGGATTCTCCAATCCTTGAGGAAGCTGTGGCAATACGAGGGAGTTCGAGGCTTCTACAA aggaaatggtGCGAGTGTGCTTCGGATTGTTCCATATGCAGCATTGCATTACATGACATATGAGCAGTATAGGTGCTGGATACTGAATAATGCCCCATCAGTGGGTACAGGACCTGTGGTTGATCTCTTGGCTGGCTCAGCTGCTGGCGGAACAGCAGTTCTGTGTACCTACCCTTTAGACTTGGCTAGGACCAAGCTGGCATACCAG GTTTCAAATGTAGCCCAACCTGTCAATTCATTGGGAAATTTTGGCCGCCAACCAGTATATAATGGTGTAAAGGATGTTTTTAAAACTGTTTACAAGGAAGGAGGTGTACGATCTTTGTACCGTGGGATAG GCCCAACCCTGATCGGTATTCTTCCGTACGCTGGCCTGAAATTTTACATATACGAGGACCTGAAATCTCGTGTTCCAGAAGATTACAAGAGATCTGTTATATTGAAGCTCTCTTGTGGGGCTTTGGCTGGTCTTTTTGGACAAACCCTCACTTACCCACTGGATGTTGTCCGAAGGCAAATGCAG GTTCAGAACAAGCAGCCCCAGAATGCAAATGATGCCTTCCGCATAAGAGGAACATTTCAGGGTCTCTTTCTTATCATTCGGTGCCAGGGGTGGAGACAACTGTTCGCTGGCTTGAGCCTTAATTATGTCAAG GTTGTCCCGTCAGTTGCTATTGGTTTCACGACATATGACATGATGAAAAATTTGCTGGGAGTACCTCCACGCGAGAAAGCTCACCCATTGACTGGTAACAGCAACAAATGA